The Saccharomyces mikatae IFO 1815 strain IFO1815 genome assembly, chromosome: 15 DNA window TAAGGGAGAATACATGTTCTCAGGCGGTAAAACCATATGGGCAATGTTGTAAAAAACAGAAGGGTCCTGTAGGAATATATCCAAGTTGAAAACATCTTGGGGATCTTCCAACCCAAGGTGTCGGATCTTGGAATAAAACCCTTCAGAAGATCTGAAGTCGGGAATACCCAAAGAAGTTGAAACCCCAGCACCGGTTAGAaccaaaattttcttggCGTTATGTAAAGTGGCGGTAAGATTATCAACGGTACTAAAGTTGGGTAATCGTAGTCTTGTACTGAGGACTTTATTTATCGCTTTCTGCAAATCTTTAACTAATTTTACAGCATGTTTTTTCTCCAAGGGGTCCGTTAACtcatcgtcatcttcaaacTTTGCATGTGAAGATGATACCTCTGTGCTGGTATTACGTTCTTTATTGGAGGTGATGTTGGAATTCAACGCCATGAATAGCTCTTTATCCTTGACGTCGAATCCCAACAACTTGACCAtgaaataaatataaatgGAGTTTACTTCCACTGGCAAAAAATACTCTAAAAAcgttttcaaatcattatttttcagaaacaGTCGTGCGTTCATCACATCATCTTTAGTGATCGCAGGAAAGATAAATTTGCCAGTTACATTATCTTTCCTGAGGATAAAAGGGTATGTTGATCTCAGTTTCAGCTTCTTtgtatcattattatctgACTCTTCCTCGTGAGGtcttttcatcatcgtcatgGCCAGCTCTCGAACATGAAAGTACCACCCCTTGACTAATCACTAAAATAACGCTATTGTTTGTTGTATTGACAGTATTTTCAtgtagatttttttttcacaaaaacaacaaaaaaagattgaagTATTCAAATCACTACCAACGAGCACAATTAAAATGGTAGTCACTGAGGACCATTTGTGGTTTTAAGTACCATTTCCGTACTCACCATATCCTCCGTACTCAAAGGAACTCAATCTTTTTGCTGGTGGTCTTACTGAGTCATCATTCGTTGCTGCCAGCGGCCCCACGCCAATTCTGGAGAGCGCGACTTCAGCGCTGGTGTTCTCTAAGTTTATATCATTGACAATAGTACCCGTCTGCTTTGCCAGCTGAGTGACTTTCATCATGAGCTCCACTTCCTCTCTGTTCTGTGTGTCCACTTGATTCTGTAGATGTGATATATACTCCACAGCCTG harbors:
- the HST1 gene encoding histone deacetylase HST1 (similar to Saccharomyces cerevisiae SIR2 (YDL042C) and HST1 (YOL068C); ancestral locus Anc_3.151): MTMMKRPHEEESDNNDTKKLKLRSTYPFILRKDNVTGKFIFPAITKDDVMNARLFLKNNDLKTFLEYFLPVEVNSIYIYFMVKLLGFDVKDKELFMALNSNITSNKERNTSTEVSSSHAKFEDDDELTDPLEKKHAVKLVKDLQKAINKVLSTRLRLPNFSTVDNLTATLHNAKKILVLTGAGVSTSLGIPDFRSSEGFYSKIRHLGLEDPQDVFNLDIFLQDPSVFYNIAHMVLPPENMYSPLHSFIKMLQDKGKLLRNYTQNIDNLESYAGIDPDKLVQCHGSFATASCVTCHWQIPGEKIFDNIRNLELPLCPYCYQKRKQYFPMSNANNTAQPSTNFNSPILKSYGVLKPDMTFFGEALPSRFHKTIRKDILECDLLICIGTSLKVAPVSEIVNMVPSHVPQILINRDMVTHAEFDLNLLGFCDDVASLVAKKCHWDIPHKKWQDLKKIDYNCTEIDKGTYKIKKQPRKKQQ
- the RTG1 gene encoding Rtg1p (similar to Saccharomyces cerevisiae RTG1 (YOL067C); ancestral locus Anc_3.152), translating into MSSIPAGTDTGSCGANFKNDRKRRDKINDRIQELLSIIPKDFFRDYYGNSGSNDTLSESTPGASGLSSKAKGTGTKDGKPNKGQILTQAVEYISHLQNQVDTQNREEVELMMKVTQLAKQTGTIVNDINLENTSAEVALSRIGVGPLAATNDDSVRPPAKRLSSFEYGGYGEYGNGT